One Curtobacterium sp. MCLR17_032 genomic window carries:
- a CDS encoding MFS transporter — protein sequence MGSDPSSTERPDIREDGSPRSDRSSGRPGRRPARRLRESDVTVVDKGMMRRAVGGMVVGNTMEWYDVGVYGYLAVTMGRVFLPTAEPGVQVLFSLGVFAATYIARPLGGIVFGRLGDRIGRQKVLATTLIMMAASTVLIGALPDFALIGVMAPVLLVVLKLLQGFSTGGEYAGATTFITEYAPDRRRGFFASFLDLGSYMGFALGASVVTVLQIVLGEQTMTAWGWRLPFLLAGVIGVVAVYFRLRIEESPVFQATQAAQEASTEARADAEGRPATVFAMVRQYWRPIVIAVMLVAASNTVGYALTSYMPTYLTDSLGYSAIDGTLLTIPVLVLLALMLPLTGRLSDRLGRRTVMWIGAATTIVLVLPAFMLIGHGEQWSTLLGLALLALMTALWVSNQAASLPALFPTSTRYGGMGFAYNIAIAVFGGTTPLIVQALLDATGNELAPAYFLMATSVLGAVGVFCMKESSQRPLPGSMPAVETRDEARELVRTQDTNPHLDLGDLPFGVVDAATPEPAGERGH from the coding sequence ATGGGTTCCGACCCCAGCAGTACCGAGCGCCCCGACATCCGGGAGGACGGGTCACCACGGAGTGACCGGTCGTCCGGGAGGCCCGGGCGCAGGCCTGCTCGTCGCCTCCGCGAGAGCGACGTCACCGTCGTCGACAAGGGCATGATGCGCCGGGCGGTCGGCGGCATGGTGGTCGGCAACACGATGGAGTGGTACGACGTCGGCGTGTACGGCTACCTCGCCGTCACGATGGGCCGGGTGTTCCTGCCGACGGCCGAGCCCGGGGTGCAGGTCCTCTTCAGCCTCGGGGTGTTCGCGGCGACGTACATCGCCCGCCCCCTCGGCGGCATCGTCTTCGGGCGACTCGGGGACCGCATCGGCCGCCAGAAGGTCCTGGCGACGACGCTCATCATGATGGCGGCGTCCACCGTGCTCATCGGTGCGCTGCCCGACTTCGCGCTGATCGGCGTGATGGCGCCGGTGCTGCTCGTCGTGCTCAAGCTGCTGCAGGGCTTCTCGACCGGCGGTGAGTACGCCGGGGCCACGACGTTCATCACCGAGTACGCCCCGGACCGCCGCCGTGGGTTCTTCGCCAGCTTCCTGGACCTCGGCAGCTACATGGGCTTCGCACTCGGCGCCTCCGTGGTCACGGTCCTGCAGATCGTCCTCGGTGAGCAGACGATGACCGCGTGGGGCTGGCGGCTGCCGTTCCTGCTCGCCGGCGTGATCGGCGTCGTCGCCGTGTACTTCCGCCTGCGCATCGAGGAGTCCCCGGTGTTCCAGGCCACGCAGGCGGCGCAGGAGGCGTCGACCGAGGCCCGCGCCGACGCCGAGGGCCGACCGGCCACGGTGTTCGCCATGGTCCGGCAGTACTGGCGCCCGATCGTCATCGCCGTGATGCTCGTCGCTGCGTCGAACACGGTCGGCTACGCCCTGACCTCGTACATGCCGACGTACCTCACCGACTCGCTCGGCTACTCCGCCATCGACGGCACCCTGCTGACGATCCCGGTGCTCGTGCTCCTGGCGCTGATGCTCCCGCTGACCGGGCGGCTGTCCGACCGACTCGGTCGACGCACGGTGATGTGGATCGGCGCCGCGACGACGATCGTGCTCGTGCTGCCGGCGTTCATGCTCATCGGCCACGGCGAGCAGTGGTCGACGCTGCTCGGTCTGGCGCTGCTCGCACTGATGACCGCGCTCTGGGTGTCGAACCAGGCGGCGTCGCTGCCGGCGCTCTTCCCCACCTCGACGCGGTACGGCGGCATGGGCTTCGCGTACAACATCGCCATCGCCGTGTTCGGTGGGACGACGCCGCTCATCGTGCAGGCGCTCCTCGACGCGACTGGCAACGAGCTGGCACCGGCGTACTTCCTCATGGCGACGAGCGTCCTCGGCGCGGTCGGGGTGTTCTGCATGAAGGAGTCCTCGCAGCGCCCGCTGCCCGGTTCGATGCCCGCCGTGGAGACCCGCGACGAGGCCCGCGAACTCGTGCGCACGCAGGACACCAACCCGCACCTGGACCTCGGCGACCTGCCGTTCGGGGTCGTGGACGCGGCCACCCCGGAGCCGGCGGGCGAGCGCGGGCACTGA
- a CDS encoding sugar-binding domain-containing protein: MSDAAQPVRTQQALRAAHLYYLQDLTMDAIADELGTSRSSVSRLLKYARDTGLVDIQIRSPLDQAAALSRSIRARFGVHAHVVPVPDHTSDVDRLERVALSAARILTQYIESNMVIGISWGSTVSAVSRYLVPKTTHGSTIVQVNGAANTRTTGIVYASEILRRFGEAYGALVQQFPVPAFFDDPATKAALFRERSIRRVLDLHERMDVVVFGVGAPQAPVPSHVYSGGYLDPSDQEELVTAQVVGDVSTVFYRADGSWKDIGVNARAGAPDLDTIKRAPRRICVVAGRGKAASLRGALAAGLVTDLILDESVGQAILQN; this comes from the coding sequence ATGAGCGATGCCGCCCAGCCCGTGCGCACCCAGCAGGCCCTGCGGGCCGCACACCTCTACTACCTGCAGGACCTGACGATGGACGCCATCGCCGACGAGCTCGGCACGTCCCGCTCGTCGGTGTCCCGTCTGCTGAAGTACGCGCGGGACACCGGACTCGTCGACATCCAGATCCGCTCGCCCCTCGACCAGGCCGCCGCGCTCAGCCGCAGCATCCGCGCCCGCTTCGGCGTGCACGCCCACGTCGTACCGGTGCCGGACCACACGAGCGACGTCGACCGCCTGGAGCGGGTCGCCCTGTCGGCCGCGCGGATCCTGACGCAGTACATCGAGTCGAACATGGTGATCGGCATCTCGTGGGGGTCGACGGTCAGCGCGGTCAGCCGGTACCTCGTGCCGAAGACCACGCACGGCTCCACGATCGTGCAGGTGAACGGCGCGGCCAACACCCGGACGACGGGCATCGTCTACGCCTCCGAGATCCTCCGGCGGTTCGGCGAGGCCTACGGCGCCCTCGTGCAGCAGTTCCCGGTGCCGGCGTTCTTCGACGACCCCGCCACCAAGGCCGCGCTGTTCCGGGAGCGCTCGATCCGCCGCGTGCTCGACCTGCACGAACGGATGGACGTCGTCGTGTTCGGCGTCGGCGCCCCGCAGGCCCCGGTGCCCTCGCACGTCTACTCCGGCGGGTACCTGGACCCGTCCGACCAGGAGGAGCTCGTCACCGCGCAGGTGGTCGGCGACGTCTCGACCGTCTTCTACCGCGCGGACGGGTCGTGGAAGGACATCGGGGTGAACGCCCGGGCCGGTGCGCCGGACCTCGACACGATCAAGCGGGCACCGCGGCGCATCTGCGTGGTCGCCGGTCGGGGCAAGGCCGCGTCGCTCCGCGGAGCCCTGGCGGCGGGACTCGTGACGGACCTGATCCTCGACGAGAGCGTGGGGCAGGCGATCCTGCAGAACTGA
- a CDS encoding DUF2092 domain-containing protein gives MKKSVWLPALIAPVVVAGVVAAPVIAQAASTPIAGDHPTAAAVIASIAKSSDERYSGKLSQTSDLGLPELPTGAGGSSLEGNASDALSLLTASHTARVYVDGASKQRVQVTEQLAEQDLIRNGSTVWTWDSKQRAATKTTLPSRSAQTPGSGTATPTDVAEQAIDAITPTTTVSKPVATSVAGHDAWLLTLTPKSSDTLVGRVQLAVDQQTGLPLRASVTAAGKDDPAFQVGFTSLDYGAPAARLFDFTPPTGADVSTKDLSDATPGSGARHHGAGSAERPTVSGSGWDTVVALPAGSADQAGLDSDASGLLDQLTTAVAGGRAVQTSLVSVYLTDDGRVLAGAVPVSALVAAAK, from the coding sequence ATGAAGAAGTCCGTCTGGCTGCCGGCCCTGATCGCACCCGTCGTCGTGGCCGGTGTCGTCGCCGCTCCCGTCATCGCGCAGGCCGCGTCCACCCCGATCGCCGGGGACCACCCGACTGCGGCGGCCGTGATCGCCAGCATCGCGAAGTCCTCGGACGAGCGGTACTCGGGCAAGCTCTCGCAGACGAGCGACCTGGGCCTGCCGGAGCTCCCCACCGGTGCCGGCGGGTCCTCGCTCGAGGGCAACGCCTCGGACGCCCTCAGCCTGCTCACGGCGTCGCACACCGCCCGTGTCTACGTCGACGGAGCGAGCAAGCAGCGCGTGCAGGTGACGGAGCAGCTCGCCGAGCAGGACCTCATCCGCAACGGCAGCACCGTGTGGACGTGGGACTCGAAGCAGCGCGCCGCGACGAAGACCACGCTGCCCAGCCGATCTGCCCAGACCCCGGGCAGCGGCACGGCGACGCCGACGGACGTCGCGGAGCAGGCCATCGACGCGATCACGCCGACCACCACGGTCTCGAAGCCCGTCGCGACCTCGGTCGCCGGGCACGACGCCTGGCTGCTGACCCTGACGCCGAAGTCCTCGGACACCCTGGTGGGTCGGGTCCAGCTCGCCGTCGACCAGCAGACCGGGCTCCCCCTCCGCGCGTCCGTCACCGCCGCCGGCAAGGACGACCCCGCGTTCCAGGTCGGGTTCACCAGCCTCGATTACGGCGCCCCGGCCGCGCGCCTGTTCGACTTCACCCCGCCGACCGGTGCGGACGTCAGCACGAAGGACCTCTCCGACGCGACGCCGGGCTCCGGTGCGCGGCACCACGGTGCCGGCAGCGCCGAGCGTCCGACCGTCTCGGGCAGCGGCTGGGACACGGTCGTGGCACTCCCCGCGGGCAGCGCCGACCAGGCCGGGCTCGACTCGGACGCCTCCGGCCTCCTCGACCAGCTCACCACCGCGGTCGCCGGCGGTCGTGCCGTCCAGACCTCGCTCGTGTCGGTCTACCTGACCGACGACGGCCGGGTCCTGGCGGGCGCGGTGCCGGTGTCGGCCCTGGTCGCCGCGGCCAAGTGA
- the ykgO gene encoding type B 50S ribosomal protein L36: protein MKVRNSLKALKKIPGSQIVRRRGRVYVINKKNPRWNTRQG from the coding sequence GTGAAGGTCCGCAACTCGCTCAAGGCACTGAAGAAGATCCCCGGATCGCAGATCGTCCGCCGCCGCGGACGCGTCTACGTCATCAACAAGAAGAACCCGCGCTGGAACACCCGGCAGGGGTGA
- a CDS encoding histidine phosphatase family protein, which translates to MRLLLVRHGQTPANVTGLLDAEVPGPGLTDLGQEQAEALPAAFGDRGIERLFTSSMVRTQITAAPLARALDLEPVVLPGLREIEAGDLQGKRDTVSVQSYLAAAYAWTAGDRDERMPGAEDGHAFFARYDDAVQQIEATGAEVAAAFSHGAAIRIWAAVTAQNVPADLGRNRHLENTGVVELEGSSADGWRLVDWAGEPIGGDDLADLGAQDPTGERF; encoded by the coding sequence ATGCGACTGCTCCTCGTCCGCCACGGACAGACCCCTGCCAACGTGACCGGCCTGCTCGACGCCGAGGTGCCCGGACCCGGGTTGACCGACCTCGGGCAGGAGCAGGCCGAGGCGCTGCCCGCGGCCTTCGGCGACCGGGGGATCGAGCGGCTCTTCACCTCGTCCATGGTGCGCACGCAGATCACTGCCGCGCCGCTCGCCCGGGCGCTCGACCTCGAGCCGGTGGTGCTGCCCGGCCTCCGCGAGATCGAGGCCGGCGACCTGCAGGGCAAGCGGGACACCGTGTCGGTGCAGAGCTACCTGGCTGCGGCCTACGCCTGGACGGCGGGGGACCGCGACGAGCGGATGCCGGGCGCCGAGGACGGGCACGCCTTCTTCGCCCGCTACGACGACGCCGTGCAGCAGATCGAGGCGACCGGTGCCGAGGTCGCCGCGGCGTTCAGCCACGGTGCGGCGATCCGGATCTGGGCTGCGGTGACCGCGCAGAACGTGCCGGCCGACCTCGGTCGGAACCGGCACCTGGAGAACACCGGCGTCGTCGAGCTCGAGGGATCGAGTGCGGACGGCTGGCGCCTCGTGGACTGGGCGGGGGAGCCGATCGGCGGCGACGACCTCGCCGACCTGGGCGCGCAGGACCCGACCGGCGAGCGCTTCTGA
- a CDS encoding DinB family protein — MAIEPDTKNWTWVIESACPDCGFDGSAVTIREVPGLIDANTAGWPEQLRRDDVRQRPDDATWSPLEYGAHVRDVHRKMTERLELMLAEDDPLFPNWDQDATAVADRYDERDPATVAEDLQAAARRAAQAFAGVRDDQLERTGRRTDGSGFTVATLAVYYAHDPVHHLWDVRHGR; from the coding sequence GTGGCGATCGAACCGGACACGAAGAACTGGACCTGGGTCATCGAGTCGGCCTGCCCGGACTGCGGGTTCGACGGCTCGGCCGTGACGATCCGCGAGGTGCCCGGCCTCATCGACGCGAACACCGCCGGGTGGCCGGAGCAACTCCGGCGCGACGACGTGCGGCAGCGCCCGGACGACGCGACCTGGTCACCGCTGGAGTACGGCGCACACGTCCGCGACGTGCACCGGAAGATGACCGAGCGCCTCGAGCTGATGCTCGCCGAGGACGACCCGCTCTTCCCGAACTGGGACCAGGACGCGACCGCCGTCGCCGACCGGTACGACGAGCGGGACCCGGCGACGGTCGCCGAGGACCTGCAGGCCGCGGCTCGTCGGGCCGCACAGGCCTTCGCCGGCGTCCGTGACGACCAGCTCGAGCGCACCGGGCGGCGCACCGACGGCAGCGGCTTCACGGTCGCGACGCTCGCGGTCTACTACGCGCACGACCCGGTCCACCACCTGTGGGACGTGCGGCACGGTCGGTGA
- a CDS encoding GTP-binding protein: protein MSTVPITLVSALHDADAARVASRLSDGHRMHAAGSALAAARAVADRADHLAEVCGPDARHSLVVTLPAWGDARAVAMMLANAARAETGDDRVIDHVVSVLRAGDVEHLLWSGVDDAFVAAERLAALVEYATVIVLQGTERLPVARRRALVAVVHRCAPQAVVLADVRLRSADDLPASNGAAARVLAGAAGWMLALSTDHDLRFRHADGLTAFRYRDPLPFHPARLADVVEHDLVAGPQGRVLRSRGFFRLASRPDHVGSWSSVGAMLALDPTANPSWDEDAPIGQALWFVGEGLDVDRLSRALDGALITPSELLAGPDLWRSWADPFPVWPALDRGE, encoded by the coding sequence ATGTCGACCGTCCCGATCACCCTCGTCTCCGCGCTCCACGACGCCGATGCCGCACGCGTCGCCTCCCGGCTGTCGGACGGCCACCGCATGCACGCCGCGGGCAGTGCGCTCGCAGCCGCCCGTGCGGTCGCGGACCGGGCGGACCACCTGGCCGAGGTCTGCGGTCCCGACGCCCGACACTCCCTCGTCGTCACGCTGCCGGCGTGGGGCGACGCCCGCGCGGTGGCGATGATGCTCGCGAACGCCGCCCGCGCCGAGACCGGGGACGACCGGGTGATCGACCACGTGGTGTCGGTCCTCCGTGCGGGCGACGTGGAGCACCTGCTCTGGTCCGGCGTCGACGACGCCTTCGTCGCCGCGGAACGGCTCGCGGCACTGGTCGAGTACGCGACCGTCATCGTGCTCCAGGGCACCGAACGCCTGCCGGTCGCCCGCCGCCGGGCCCTCGTCGCCGTCGTGCACCGCTGCGCACCGCAGGCCGTCGTGCTCGCCGACGTGCGGCTCCGGAGCGCCGACGACCTGCCGGCGTCGAACGGTGCCGCCGCGCGCGTCCTGGCCGGGGCGGCGGGCTGGATGCTCGCCCTGTCGACCGACCACGACCTCCGGTTCCGGCACGCCGACGGCCTGACCGCCTTCCGCTACCGCGACCCGCTGCCGTTCCACCCCGCGCGGCTGGCCGACGTCGTCGAGCACGACCTGGTCGCGGGTCCGCAGGGCCGGGTGCTGCGGTCGCGCGGGTTCTTCCGCCTGGCGTCGCGACCGGACCACGTCGGCTCGTGGTCGAGCGTCGGCGCGATGCTCGCCCTGGACCCGACCGCGAACCCGTCCTGGGACGAGGACGCCCCGATCGGCCAGGCGCTCTGGTTCGTCGGCGAGGGGCTCGACGTCGACCGACTCAGCCGCGCCCTCGACGGGGCGCTCATCACGCCGTCGGAACTGCTGGCCGGCCCGGACCTCTGGCGGTCCTGGGCCGACCCGTTCCCGGTCTGGCCGGCACTCGACCGCGGCGAGTGA
- a CDS encoding sugar-binding domain-containing protein, which translates to MSDSTASSDSTASAGPSVPVPATPEQPTSVTVPEAQRSRFPLDTVYQAARMYYLEDATQNEIATRLGVSRPTVSRLVSEARRAGLVRIEVVDPFQDETVALAERLQVVLGLQAVHLAAVTHAATLGVDLAEPVAAAVVAMGLAPGDAVLMSSGSTVHAIAHGAMPPMPGVQLVPTVGGQADPNQWFQTNEITRAAAERSGAIPTFLFAQALPSEALRASLDEDPAFQHVVGLWTRAKGAILGIGAPVVTRDAMARGLPVDDDVFDRATGDVCLNFTGPDGEPIEFPGSDRMVRTSREVLAAVPHAVGVAVGAVKVPSIISAVRGRLVNELVTDAATARALLDALA; encoded by the coding sequence ATGTCCGACAGCACTGCGTCCTCCGACAGCACTGCGTCCGCGGGCCCGTCGGTCCCCGTCCCGGCCACGCCCGAGCAGCCGACGTCGGTGACGGTCCCCGAGGCCCAGCGCTCCCGGTTCCCGCTCGACACCGTGTACCAGGCCGCGCGGATGTACTACCTCGAGGACGCCACCCAGAACGAGATCGCGACGCGCCTCGGGGTCTCCCGCCCGACGGTGAGCCGGCTCGTGTCCGAGGCCCGTCGCGCCGGGCTGGTCCGGATCGAGGTCGTCGACCCCTTCCAGGACGAGACCGTCGCCCTGGCCGAACGACTGCAGGTGGTGCTCGGTCTGCAGGCCGTGCACCTGGCGGCCGTCACGCACGCCGCGACCCTCGGCGTGGACCTGGCCGAGCCGGTCGCCGCCGCCGTGGTGGCCATGGGCCTGGCCCCGGGCGACGCCGTCCTGATGTCCTCCGGCAGCACCGTGCACGCGATCGCGCACGGGGCGATGCCGCCGATGCCGGGTGTGCAGCTCGTCCCGACCGTCGGCGGTCAGGCGGACCCGAACCAGTGGTTCCAGACGAACGAGATCACCCGCGCGGCCGCGGAGCGCTCGGGGGCGATCCCGACCTTCCTGTTCGCGCAGGCCCTGCCGTCGGAGGCGCTCCGGGCCTCCCTGGACGAGGACCCGGCGTTCCAGCACGTCGTCGGGCTCTGGACCCGGGCGAAGGGCGCGATCCTCGGCATCGGTGCGCCGGTCGTGACCCGGGACGCGATGGCCCGCGGGCTGCCGGTCGACGACGACGTCTTCGACCGGGCGACCGGCGACGTCTGCCTCAACTTCACCGGGCCGGACGGGGAGCCGATCGAGTTCCCGGGCAGCGACCGGATGGTGCGGACCTCACGAGAGGTCCTGGCCGCCGTGCCGCACGCGGTCGGCGTCGCCGTCGGTGCGGTCAAGGTGCCGAGCATCATCAGCGCCGTCCGGGGACGTCTGGTCAACGAGCTGGTCACCGACGCGGCGACCGCGCGAGCGCTGCTCGACGCCCTGGCCTGA
- a CDS encoding glycerol-3-phosphate dehydrogenase/oxidase has translation MSKKTQPRNTVTALTGRPNAQVLIVGGGINGIATFRDLALQGVDVALVERGDYASGASAASSHMIHGGIRYLENGEFRLVRESVQERNGLIRIAPHYVKPLQTTMPIFSTFSGIMNAPLRMLTHKQRSTKERGAMLIKIGMTIYDSFSRDGGSVPKHVFRTKKAALQDMPALNRDLKYTGTYYDASVHEPERLALDVLKDGLAASTGTGSDATARATNYVEAAGSRDGGVLLRDRETGEEFVFTADVVVNASGPWTDLTNEAFGGETKYMGGTKGSHIVVDNPELLEATKGRELFFENNDGRIVLIYPLKGRVLIGTTDIDADPSEPAVCTEEEVDYFFGLVKHVFPQIELGRDHIVYRYSGIRPLPRHEDTAPGFVSRDYRIVDTPIAGLPKTTVLSLVGGKWTTFRALAAHLSTDITTKLGVTRKVDTTGMPIGGGKDFPTTDGQRALWIKSHRDGLASETVDRLLERYGTRAAEVVDVLVTGPVEPLESDGTITRGEVRYFAEREQAVHLIDVVLRRTNLAFVGGVTIDLLDELADVMAETLGWTTEERADEIQRTLDVLRESHGVIVPLTSASQLA, from the coding sequence ATGTCGAAGAAGACGCAGCCCAGGAACACGGTCACCGCCCTCACCGGACGCCCGAACGCACAGGTCCTCATCGTCGGTGGTGGCATCAACGGCATCGCCACCTTCCGCGACCTCGCCCTGCAGGGCGTCGACGTCGCCCTCGTCGAGCGTGGCGACTACGCCTCCGGCGCCTCGGCCGCGTCGAGCCACATGATCCACGGCGGCATCCGCTACCTCGAGAACGGCGAGTTCCGCCTGGTGCGCGAGAGCGTGCAGGAGCGCAACGGCCTGATCCGCATCGCCCCGCATTACGTCAAGCCGCTGCAGACGACGATGCCGATCTTCTCGACCTTCTCCGGCATCATGAACGCGCCGCTGCGCATGCTGACGCACAAGCAGCGCTCCACGAAGGAGCGCGGCGCGATGCTCATCAAGATCGGCATGACGATCTACGACTCGTTCTCCCGCGACGGTGGCTCGGTCCCGAAGCACGTCTTCCGCACCAAGAAGGCCGCGCTGCAGGACATGCCGGCCCTGAACCGCGACCTCAAGTACACCGGCACCTACTACGACGCCTCGGTCCACGAGCCGGAGCGCCTGGCACTCGACGTACTCAAGGACGGTCTGGCCGCCAGCACCGGCACCGGGTCCGACGCGACCGCCCGTGCGACCAACTACGTCGAGGCCGCGGGCAGCCGCGACGGCGGCGTCCTGCTCCGTGACCGCGAGACCGGCGAGGAGTTCGTGTTCACCGCGGACGTCGTCGTGAACGCCTCCGGCCCCTGGACCGACCTCACCAACGAGGCGTTCGGTGGCGAGACGAAGTACATGGGCGGCACCAAGGGCTCGCACATCGTCGTCGACAACCCCGAGCTCCTCGAGGCGACGAAGGGCCGCGAGCTGTTCTTCGAGAACAACGACGGCCGCATCGTCCTCATCTACCCGCTCAAGGGCCGGGTCCTCATCGGCACCACCGACATCGACGCCGACCCGTCCGAGCCGGCCGTCTGCACCGAGGAAGAGGTCGACTACTTCTTCGGCCTGGTGAAGCACGTCTTCCCGCAGATCGAGCTGGGCCGCGACCACATCGTCTACCGCTACTCGGGCATCCGTCCGCTCCCCCGCCACGAGGACACCGCCCCCGGGTTCGTGTCGCGTGACTACCGGATCGTCGACACCCCGATCGCGGGTCTGCCGAAGACCACGGTCCTGTCGCTCGTCGGTGGCAAGTGGACGACCTTCCGTGCCCTCGCCGCGCACCTGTCCACGGACATCACGACGAAGCTCGGCGTGACCCGCAAGGTCGACACGACCGGCATGCCGATCGGCGGTGGCAAGGACTTCCCGACCACCGACGGGCAGCGTGCGCTGTGGATCAAGTCGCACCGTGACGGCCTGGCGTCCGAGACGGTCGACCGTCTGCTCGAGCGCTACGGCACCCGTGCCGCCGAGGTCGTCGACGTCCTGGTCACCGGCCCGGTCGAGCCGCTCGAGTCCGACGGCACGATCACCCGCGGCGAGGTCCGGTACTTCGCCGAGCGTGAGCAGGCCGTGCACCTGATCGACGTGGTGCTGCGCCGCACGAACCTCGCGTTCGTCGGTGGCGTCACGATCGATCTGCTCGACGAGCTGGCCGACGTCATGGCCGAGACCCTCGGCTGGACGACCGAGGAGCGCGCGGACGAGATCCAGCGCACCCTCGACGTCCTCCGCGAGTCGCACGGCGTCATCGTGCCGCTGACCTCCGCGTCGCAGCTCGCCTGA
- a CDS encoding helix-turn-helix domain-containing protein, with translation MVLSPEAGPSVARGSGSVGRSGSVGRSGSVERPRAVPRQDTRSYRRLAGTDIDQAMAFFTADYDLKAPVIRRTRPDTLWDFAGVTDERMSLRTSRFGVDLRSQSQSDDVIVAWLRSGSSTITFKGRSVDLVQGVPMVLPSEVYDLHHRDIGLNLVHLDRTFLTDLVGDETFAFEPLERPDPEGLRIWQETVRRHSSTWLQVDNELSAVARRDIAEAFATAAVRAFPRRSTWRAAISGTGPEHQRLRRALDYVHAHAREPIGTPEIAAAAGLSPRGLQQSLRRHLDQTPGELLRSVRLDGAREDLRRAERDETSVADIARGWGFGHLGRFSAAFRSRFGELPSDTLRSRLRR, from the coding sequence ATGGTGCTCTCTCCCGAAGCCGGTCCGTCCGTCGCCCGCGGATCCGGCAGTGTCGGCCGATCCGGCAGTGTCGGCCGATCCGGCAGCGTCGAGCGGCCCCGAGCCGTGCCGCGGCAGGACACCCGCTCCTACCGCCGGCTCGCGGGGACCGACATCGACCAGGCCATGGCGTTCTTCACCGCCGACTACGACCTGAAGGCCCCGGTCATCCGACGCACCCGCCCGGACACGCTCTGGGACTTCGCCGGGGTCACCGACGAGCGGATGTCGCTCCGGACCTCCCGGTTCGGTGTCGACCTGCGCAGCCAGAGCCAGTCCGACGACGTCATCGTCGCGTGGCTCCGCAGCGGCAGCAGCACCATCACGTTCAAGGGGCGCTCCGTCGACCTGGTGCAGGGGGTGCCGATGGTCCTGCCGTCCGAGGTCTACGACCTGCACCACCGTGACATCGGGCTGAACCTCGTGCACCTGGACCGGACGTTCCTCACCGACCTGGTCGGCGACGAGACCTTCGCCTTCGAACCGCTCGAGCGACCCGACCCCGAGGGACTGCGCATCTGGCAGGAGACCGTCCGTCGGCACTCGTCGACGTGGCTGCAGGTCGACAACGAGCTCTCCGCCGTCGCCCGCCGGGACATCGCCGAGGCCTTCGCGACCGCCGCCGTCCGGGCGTTCCCGCGACGCAGCACCTGGCGTGCCGCAATCTCGGGCACCGGACCGGAACACCAGCGCCTGCGTCGTGCGCTCGACTACGTGCACGCCCACGCGCGTGAGCCGATCGGCACCCCGGAGATCGCCGCGGCCGCCGGCCTCAGCCCGCGCGGGTTGCAGCAGTCGCTCCGCCGGCACCTCGACCAGACCCCCGGCGAACTGCTCCGCTCGGTGCGGCTCGACGGTGCGCGCGAGGACCTGCGGCGGGCCGAGCGTGACGAGACCTCGGTGGCGGACATCGCCCGCGGGTGGGGCTTCGGGCACCTCGGCCGGTTCTCGGCCGCGTTCCGGTCCCGCTTCGGCGAGCTGCCGAGCGACACCCTGCGCTCGCGCCTGCGTCGCTGA